ATGGCGATGCTGGTGCTAGTACCTGGACGAGTTATGCGGCCTCTGGGTGGCCAACTTTGGCGCTTCTTGCCTCGCGGACTCGAGCTTTGGGACCCAGCCGAGCGGACTGCGAGAGTCTTGCTGAGGCAGTTCTGCGCGCGGCAAGCGGAGGCGTGGCGTGCCTCGGGGCGCCCTGGCTACTGTCTGGGAACCCGGCCCCTCAGCACGGCGAGGCCGCCACCCCCGTGGTCGCAGAAGGGCCCCAGAGACTCCACGCGCCCCTCGAAGCCCGGGGTGAGTCCACACCTGGAACCCTTCTGGTGCTCGTCGCGGCTGTCGGCCAGCCCAGCGGCCACATCCCACTTGGTCGTAACCTCAGACACTACTCCGCCTCCCCTAAAGTTGTTCTCAGCTTGCGCGCCTTACCTGCTCATGGAATTTCATCCTGCATTTCCCGTGCCTTGCGGGTAGTCCCAGTTCTCCACAGAGAACTTGAGACCTTACACCCTCTCCACGTGGCTGGATGCCCCGACTTGGATTTTATGTTAGCgtttccagcaaaaaaaaaaaaaaattaagtttccgGTTTTCTTAAGGGTGTGAACCTAAAGTTTACTGTGATTGAGAAGTCAGAGGACTTTTATAATTTGTCACTTGAGCCCCATCCAGAGTTCCATGTATACattgaaattgaaagaaaaagtgGAACTTAGTTATGTGTGGATATGCCTTTTTCTTGGGGTTCTCTCAAGTTCTAGTTCTGATCCAGAAATAGCTTGAGAGCCACTACCCTGTGGTAAGAGAAGTGGGTTTTCGGAGCTACGGGAAGGTTAATGAGTTAGGCCTAGTTGGCCAACATCATCTTCATCTGGGGAGTTGAATAAGGGTACAAAGAAATAATGGATGTAATTTGCAAGAAGCTCCACTTTTAGATGCCTCTTCTACTTTGGCTTTGTTACTTCTGGAAGCCAGAGTTAGGTTAACCTCCCAAATTTCGTTTGGTCTGTTTGTCTCAGTATCAGCATAAGCAGATaattgctttttttgtgtgtgtgtttggatttttggtttttgttttgttttgagacggagttttgctcttttgcccaggctggagtgcaatggcccgatctcggctcactgcaacctccgcctcccgggttcaagcgattctcctgcctcagcctccggtgtAGAGgggcccgctaccacgcccggctaatttttgtatttttagtggagatgggttttcaccatgttggccaggatgatctctaactcccgacctcaggtgatccacctgcttcggcctcccaaagtgctgggattacaggcgtgacccaccgcgccggGCCATAATTGGTTTTTAAGTCACGACTGGAGCCAGGGTCACGCTGTAACAATCATGGTacttgaggttttttgtttttttgtttttgtttttgtttttttcatttaaatgaagAGAACTGACTTAGGGAACTTTCCCCTGGAGATGAATGCCTCTGTTCGCAGACCTAACCGCATCCACAAAACTTTGAGCATTTTCTCATCCCTGAAACATTTTGCATATTTAACAACATCATggcctgtgtgtatgtatattaaaaACTACTGTCATAAGTTTATATGGTTAAATGTTTGCATCTTACTAGAATTTTTATGTTTGAAATCCCTGCCCCAGTAGCCTGTTTCCTGGAAGTCTTTAGCAATCACATTTGCTATTGGAGGAGCTTTACTGGCCGGAATGAAGCAcatcaagaaagaaaaggcagagagtAAGTAGATATCATCTGCTCAGCCCCGTATAAAGTTCTTCCTGGCTGTGGACTAgcaccttttttgttgttttttagctttttgttttgaaacaactttagatttaccaaaaaaattgcaaagatagCATAGGTTCTATATACCTTTCACCCAGCTTCCCCTAATATTAACATCTTGTATAACCATGGCACATTTTTCATaactaagaaatttaaaatgtcacaCAACTATTAAATTACAGATTATATTTGGATTTCACTTGTTTTTCTATCAATGTCTTTTATCTGTTCCAGGATCCAAGCTAGGATACCACTGCATAACAATGTTAAAAGATATACTGTGGATAGATTTGACTGGGCAAGATGAAATCTGGAGGGTACTAAGATGACTAAGATGCAGTCCAGCCTTTGAGGTGCACACGGCAGGGAAACAGACACTGAAGTAAAGGATTTTACTAGATGCGATTCTTCCAGGCCAGAAGGAAGCTTACCATGTTCTGAGATCAAAAGCAAGGCCCAGCCTTGAGATTTGAGAAGGCTTCCTAGAGATCAGGCAAGGAGCATAGTGCAAGTAGATATTGCATGCTCTCTGTGGATGAGGGGGAGGTGAAAAGAGCCTGGTCAGGAAATGCCAGGAACTGCTCTGGATTAGCATcttgaaatatttagaaattgtttataagaactttatattttagtgaatatcCTAGAACTTTTAAGATTTGGTGAAGCATTGCTTAAATCTTTCCGTTCTTTGGAGGCTCTTTTGATAACATTATATACAAAGGTTAATGATTAAATCTGGGAATTCATAGGCTTTAGGAACTTAGCAGTGTAAGTTTTGTactgacatatgtatatatgagagaCTCTTTGGCATAATAAGTGGTATTGGTAAGACTTTCATAGTCTAATAAGCAGTAAGTTCCTTTAGTTTCACAAGGAAACAAAAGCTAGGAAAGTTGTGGCGGGAAAATTCTAGAATATGGAAGCTTTTTCTGACTTTAGTTTGGAATTTCAAGTGCAATtctaacatttgttttatttaaaaagtgtattaTGAAATAATCTGAAAGTCTTCCTAAATAATTTGAGAGTATTTATTTGCTGACATGTTGCCTCATTAGCTCTAAACACTTTTTGGTGTATTTCCTACGAACAAGGACCTTCTCCAACATAACCACAATACAAccatcaaaattagaaaattaacacTGATAATTTTCCTACTGTTCAGTCTTCACACAATCTTcggggttttgtttatttgttttttgagacagagtttcgctcctgttgcccaggctggattacaatTCAGTCTTCCGAGTTTTGCTACTTGATGTCTTTCATAGCAAAAGGATCTGTTTCAGAACCACACCAGCTTGTACCTAACTGTTCACCTTAGCCTCCTTCATCTGAAACAATTTCCTAGGCTTTGACTGACTCCCATGACCTTGACAGCTTTGACAGTTACAGGagagttattttgtagaatgccaCTTAGcttggatttgtctgatgtttcctcattcAGGTCATTCGGGTTGTGTACCTTTGGCAGGAATATCACAAAAGTGATGCTGTATTCTCCTTGCATCTGGTCAGATACCACATAGTACCAGTTGTCCCATTACTGATAATGTCCAGTTTGATCTCTTGATTAATGTGTGTCTAACAGGTTTTCTACTGAAAAGTTACTCATGTAATGGTCTTTCGTGATTTGTATTGACATACGTATACTTACATATTCTGTTCCCCATCACACTatcaatgtattcatttatttatatctgtgGACTTGTTTGCTATATATTCATTCAGTTTTAATCcatattctctttattttgatGCCCAAGTTGTCCCATATTGATCAGCGGGAGCCCCCTTGGAGCAGGCTTCTGTGTCTTTGACACGTCTCCCATATTCTCTGAGttctgctttccttctgccacAACAAGAGGTTCCAGCCTCATTTTACACTTTCTTTGCCGCAACCTTGatatcagccatttctccaaaaagcTGTCTCCTTTTAGTGAAGAATGATATTTAGAAGTCAGGTTCTGGGCTCATGGTTCTTGGAGTGTGTCTACTCTCTGGTCCTCTCAGTGGACGTGGTGAGAAGAAAATAGATGTATTTATGTccatctatatttattttatatctatatagatagaaGTTCACACTAGTACCTCCAGTGTATTTCCAGTACCACAGGGTTCAGCCtagctctctgtctctccataGTTGACTTCGTTTCCTATTATAACTCTCTTGtctttaatatattcatttatttcatcaatttCCTGTGTGTAACTAAGGtcccatcaccactatcacctcCCCACGCAGCTGCCCTCCTCAGCACCCTCAGGATCAGACTCCCTATGCCAGGCCACCCACCGCATCCCACTTGTTCAGACATTCAGCTCTAGGCCACTGCGGCCCCTCCCTTCCCTCAGCATGGACACACCTAAGGCTTAGGACTGAATTGttcctgaaaaagaagaaatattttttccttctttacaaCATACCGTAGCATttcatttgattttgttttaatgttttgtgcctatttttctgaaaagatttttttagCTTCTTGAAAACTGAAACTGTTTTTTCCACATTTTGTGCCCCCACCATGAGTAGCATAGTACTGGCCATATGTCAGGTATTTGAGCACCTCTGGATAAATTGACTCTCTTTGTGTCTCCTTAAGAGTTAGAGAAGGAACGGCAGCGACACATCGGCAAGCCTTTACTTGGGGGACCATTTTCCCTCACAACTCATACTGGGGAGCGTAAAACTGACAAGGACTACTTGGGTCAGTGGTTATTGATTTATTTTGGCTTCACTCATTGCCCTGACGTCTGTccagaagaactagaaaagatgATTCAAGTCGTGGATGAAATAGGTAAGAAAGCCATCAGTAACTACACAAAGTATATGTTTACTTAATGTTACCAGGTTTTTCACAGCCTTGTATTATTGTTAGGTGGGGTTTTGCAATTATGTGATTTGTAAGAACATAAAATCTCAGCATTTGGCTTGTTTGTTGCTTTGAATCTTGTGACCTTATTCTCCACTGAAGGAAGCTTGTTTTGATGTTAAATATTAGGTCACTTAAAAATGTCAGTGTGGTCTCCCTTAACTCTGCTTTTGTGTCCCTTCCTTTGCATCACTGATGCCGCCATTGCCTCTTCCCCACCGATTGTGACAAttaaattaggaaatatttgCAATGGTCTGCAGTCTGTGGCATTTTACTAGTACCAGTAAGAAGGAAGGGTGCCTCCTCCATACAGTGAATTATTTCAGGATATTCAGTTCTTATTAACAATTTACCTTCTTTCCCTTGAGATATGGTGGGAGTGAAAAAAACTACAGATACTGGAGTGGATTAAGAGATAAGATAGCCACATGACATTATCCAGGGGAAGAACATTTATGCGCTGGTGCAGGCATTTGATAGGATATGTAACCTTGTATTATCCACCACACATAATACTACTGTGTATGGGTCTCCTCTTCCTAAAGGCCATCCCATCCCCATCCCCTTCCCTGTCCTCTTCCTCTTCACCTGAATGTTAAGATGTCCATCTGTTTCCAAAACACCTGGCTGTCCAGCACGTCCTATACTCTCCTGTTATTGctggttttctttgtcttttccctTAGGGTGTGAATACGGACTAATTGGAACTCTCTTTCAGATAGCATTACAACTCTGCCAGATCTAACTCCACTTTTCATCAGCATTGACCCAGAGAGGGACACAAAAGAAGCCATCGCAAATTACGTGAAAGGTACgttttttttaataatactttACATTTAGTTagctttaaagtttttaaaatatcagttcaTTTGAACCTTACAGTGCCTTGTGAAATAGGACAAATGGTATTATCACCAATTTTATGGGTGAATAAAAAGGTGAAGCTAGGAATTGTTATTGTGGATAGTCAGTGCATAAGTAAGAAATGGGTTTCTCAATTCCTGATGCAGTGCTCTTTATATTTTGTCACAGAGAAAGGATTTGAACTTGGCCTTCATGTATCAACTAAGTTAATCGAGCCTTGAATTGAGAGTAAGGACACATTGCTTCTAATTCCAGTGCTATAACTCATTCTCTCCTTTGTAAAATTAGAACAAACATATATTCTGGAAGTATGTTCATTGGGAGATTAAAgatgaataattaaatataaacatattttgaacTCAGtgcatgttttataaatttaaaacatttactgtgacaggccgggcacggtgggcctgtaatcccagcactttgggagaccaaggtgggcggatcacctgaggtcaggagtttgagaccagcctggccaacatggtgaaaccccatctctactaaaaatacaaaaattagccaggcgtggtggtacgcacctgtagtcccagctattcgggaggctgaggcaggagaatcgtgtgaacccgggaggtgtaggtagcagtgagctgacatcatgccactgaacttaagcctgggcagcagagctagactccatcttaaaaataaataaaacatttactatGACAAACACGTAACTGTTgtttaattgacacataacagatgtacgtatttatggggtacagagtCCCTATCCTCccctaccctttccagcctctagtatcCACAGTTcttctctctacttctatgagatcaatttttttagcTTCTACGTATGAATATgaatatgcagtatttatctttctgtgcctgacttttttcatttaacGTATTAGTAGTATCCTCCAGGCTCATCTCcattgccacaaatgacaggatttcattcttttatatggctgggtagtattccatgaCGTATgtatactgcattttctttatccagtcaccTGTTGATGAGTACTGTtggatttcatatcttggcttttgtgattAGTGCCGtagtaaacatgggaatgcagacgtctcttcaatatactgttttcgtctcctttggatatatgcccagtagtGAGATTCCTGCATTGTATTGCAgttctgttttttctgtttttagttttttgaggaacctccatactgctaTCCACaatggttatactaatttacatttccatcagcagtgtGCATGAGGTATCTTTGTTCTGAATCATtgtcagcatttatttttttgtatttttggtgatAGTCATTCAAATTGGGATGAGATacctaattgtggttttgatgtgcatttctctggtgattagtgatgttgagcattttttcatatacttgttggccatttgtatgccttcttttgagaaatgtctagatcatttgccctttttaaaaatgttatttgtctttttgctgttgagatgattgagttccttgtacattctggatattactcCCTAGTCAGATAAacagtttgcacatattttctcccattctccaggttgtctcttcattctgtttattgtttcctttgctgtgcagaagctttttattttgatataaccccatttgcctatttttgcttttgttgcctgtgctcttGAGGCCTTATCTATAAAATTTTTTCCCAGActaatgtcctgaagtgtttcccttatgttttcttctactaattttataGTTGCAGGTCTTCCATTTGTCTTTCCtacatttatatttgatttttgtatatgataaagatagggatctagtttcattctactGCATAGGGATATCccgttttcccagcactgtttcttgaagagactgtcctttcccagcatatgtttttggtgtctttgtcagaAATCAGTTGGCTTAATTTCTCGgtcctctattctgttgcattgatctgtgtgtctgtttttatgccagtaccatgctgttttggttactatggctttgtactatgttttgaagtcaggtagtgtgatcccaccagctttgttctttttgcttaagattgccttggctattaggGGTCTATTGTGGTTTCATAGgaattttaggattgtctttTCTGCTTCTAAGGAAGGCATTACTTTCAATGGAGGAATTTCAATCAAACATCTCTGTATGCTGGTTAAAAGCTGTTAGGCACTTTTGTAGACTACAGATTATAGTAGAATTGAGAGTGGATGCTTAAGTTCTAATCCAGCTGTGAAGAGTGGGCAAGTTTAATTTCTCTAGACTCAAGTTTCTTCAGCATATGTGCTTAAAAATCAGGAATCTGAATTTGAATTATGTTAACATTGATTTAATAACTGGTTAAAAGCACTAAagaatagttttatatttatgtttattatatgaCACATTCAAATACATATCTTCTAAACTTTGaggttatttaaaatatgttttatgaagGATCTGCTGTATGTATAATTACTTTTAACacatttattaaggtataattgacatgcAATAAAGTATAGATATTTGAAGTATATAATTTGCTGCCTTTTGTAACTGAAACCATCCCACAGTCAAGAAATTTTTGTTACCCTCAAAAGTTTTCCTTTGCCCTTGTTAatccctccctttttccctcccCAATCTCCCATCTGCAGAACTGCTTTCTATTGATAAAGATTAGTCTGCACTTTCTGTGTATCATacatagttcattcctttttgttgctgacTAATAGTTCACCGATGGATATTTgagtttttttgcatttattggcTGTTACAGATAAAGCTGCTAAGAACATTTATGTacatgtttttgtgtggacacatgctttcacttcttttgagTAAATAGGATAGGAAtggttggatcatatggtaggtgtATTTTAACTTTCTAAGACACTGAGAACCTGTTTTGCAAAATGGTGTATTTCTGCATTCCTgccagcagtatatgagagtCCCAGCTCCTCCACAGCGTCACCACTCTTGGTGTggccagtctttttaattttagccactcTAGTAGGTGcttagtgatatctcattgtggttttagcaTACATTTTCTTAATGACTGTTAAGCTTCTTTGTATGctcttatttgccatctgtattaCCTttagtgaagtgtctgttcatatcttttgacCGCTTTTTATGGAGTTCTTTGTTTTCACATTATGTGTATAGGTATtatttatattctggatacaagttaggtatgtgatttgcaaatattttctgccagtctgtggcttgtcattTCAGTGTCTTAATAGTGCCTTTCAAACAGCAGTTTTcagttttaatgaagtccaaattTATCAGTTTGTCCTTTTAATATAGTGATTTTGGTTTGGTATGtaagaaatttttgcctaacCTAAGGTTACAAaggtttatgttttcttcttgaaGTTTAGAGTTTTTACTACGTATACTTAAGCATAATTTATATCTACAGTTTATAGGTTTATCAGAAATTTGGGCAATAGTATAGTCATTTCATGAAGCAATAAAAACCAGATATTTATGAACTCACTGAGTTATGCACAGTCTTCAATTTAAACATGTGTTATATTGGCAAAAATCACATATTACTAACCAAACCATAATATCCCCAAATGAGTAGACATTTGAGTTGCTGTACCTAACCAAAACACCAAACTTTATGGTAATTTTCAACAGAACATAGCGATTGATGATGTAGTCATTACTAGTTGCATTTTggggagatttttaaaactttgacttggtctttagaaaaaaatgcagtttcagcaatttagtttttaaaaaagtttgtgcAGCTGACTAAGGCTTCATTCACCTTTCTCTTTATTTGCTCAGagcggaaaaaaaaaagcctgtctcTTCAGAATCTGAACAACTTCTCATTTAGAATGATGAGTTCATCCAAGGAACAAAAATTGGCTTCTGTACCTTTAGAAAAAGGAGCTGCTGTTAAATGTTGGGCTGTCATTTCAGTAGTTTGATGAATGCAGTTGTTTTAAGTGACCTCTACCAGTTCACTTACATAAATTCCAAAAACTTAATAGCAGATACACGCTGTGAATGATTTGCCCTTATTTCAGAACTTTGTTATGATTGCGATTTGGGGATGACTAGTATTAATTAATTGACCAGTTTTTTTAATCAGAAGTAAAGAGTAGAACTTGATACCAGTGTTGAAATTATTTGCAGGAAAATAAGATACAGGTCTTTTGACCTGGTATGAACTTAGTTGTGAAGcaaatttttttcctcatatgATGCCATGAAAAGTTATAGTATTTAAtttatgataatatttttaagCTTTAGTGTATCTCAGAACTACATgtgactactttttaaaaatcaatttaaaatgtgatttaagTGATTAGAAAATATTCCCTCCAGGTCTTTACTAGATAGTCATAAAAGGATTTGACTTATATATTACAAAGGAgaattttcatttgttctttgtgaatttcttctccttttcctttgaaTCGTGAAGAAATGTTTGGAGACTCAGGAAGAAAGTGGCAGTAGAGCTGCTTTACAACTGATACATTTTTTGAAGTAGAGATGGTTGTTTTACTAGCTTCTCATTTTTCActgtctctctcatttttttatttagaattttctcCCAAACTGGTTGGCTTGACTGGCACAAGAGAAGAGGTCGATGAAGTGGCCAGAGCATACAGAGTGTATTACAGCCCTGGCCCCAAGGACGAAGATGAAGACTACATAGTGAGTAAATGCTCCAGTTTTAACCCATGGACCAGCTCCCAGATCCCAAATAGTCATAAGGCTTTCAATGACTGACTGGCTTCTGAGAAGAGAGAAAACCTAAGATTATTGCAAAGtccttaggaattttttttttttttttttgagacggagtctcactctgttgtccaggctggagtgcagtggcacagtcttggctcactgcaacctctgcctcccagattcaagcaattctcctacctcagcctcccaagtagctgggattacaggtgtgtgccaccacacctggctacttttttatattttttggtagagatggggtttcaccatgttggccaggctggtctcgaactcctgaccttacccgcctcggcctcccaaagtgctgggattacaggtgtgagccaccgcacccagcctccttaGGAATTTTGAGTATTTGAAAGGATAATAGAAGCATggtttttactttctatttatttttgagacagagtctcactccgtcacccaggctggagtgcagtggtgccatctcggctcacttcaacctccacctcctggattcaagcaattctcctccctcagcctctcacgtagctaggattacaggcatgcgcccccacgcccggctagtttttgtatttttagtagagaaggagttttgccatgttggccaggcgagGCCAGaaggtctcgaattcctgacctcaggtggtctgccatgcccacctcagcctcccaaagtgctgggattacaggcctgagccactgcgcccggccagaagcatgttttttaaaagatgattgttTGATTTATATTCAATGTTCTCATAATTCAATTGCCTGTTTTATAGTGGCATACAGGATTTTAGGGCAGTTTAAAACCAGATACTTGGGTGCCATGGtggaaataaagagaagccgtCATTTGGAACAACACTTATTTTAAAGAGATTGTATTGGTTCTCACTGTGTCCCCAGTATAGAGGTATCAGAAATTGCTCTTTTGGAGAACCAGTTTTAGGCCATGGAGAACTGCATTTTTTGGTTGAATGAGAATTCTGAAAAGCAAAAGATAAAAGATTGATTTGCCCGTTGACTATATGCCTTGGACAGTTAGGTGTTAAATATGTGCTTTTTAATGATAAGGAACAGAAATTCTGTTGTACTTGTGTAGCTCTTACATTAACTATCTTCATATTCATCAGCACTGCCCCGGAAGCCTTAGAGTCATGCCCaagttactgtttttgttttgttgtcagTGGTTTCACAGTGAAGCACCAAAAAAGGGCATTAGCACCACCACTGTCCACCAATTTTCTTCTCAATTTGGACATTTTTCTCCTATCACATGAAGAGTCAGCATTATATTTTagcattatttcagtttttttcttagtTGTCATACTCTGTTTTTTCTATAATATTGTTTGGGCAAAGTAATCGTAAGAGCCTTTCTAGCTGTGAAGCTGTCTTTGTAGAAAGAAAGATAGCCAGGACCCTGAGTCACTGATCCAACAGCTCCCCGTGGCCCATCCCAAGAGTTGAGGTGCAGAGGGGATGGGATGTCTCACTGCAGTGCTTTGTCCCGACAGCCAACTATGGTTTCTCTGTCCCTTTGAACCTGGAACACGTGTGCCTCTGGAGCCTACAGCCTAAATTAAAAGCAAGCTTCTGGCCCGTTTGCCTTAATTAACCCTACACAGTAATCTTGTCTTCCAGGTGTGCTGCCTCGTAGTATTAGGGAAACTTGGATTCCTTGGagtaaaagatgagaaaaatgagcatTTTTCCTTAAGACTTAATTGTAAGGAAAGTAGAGGGACCCTCCTCTGTTTTCCTCTTGCTGCTCTAGCAGAatgagagaagagcagagagccACAGTGGCCAAAAGAGGAAACCATAGGAAAAGGACTTTCCGGACTTCTTTCTTTGTAGAGAGTTGTATTAACTGGTTTTGAGTTTATCTGATGATGACAGCAGGAATAGATGAGCTCATCAGTCTGATTTCCAGCATTAAATGAGTTATATTAAATTGTTTAAATGTATACAGTCCTAAACTAGGTAACACTCCATAGTCTTATGCTTAGAACTCATAACTCAGAGTCAGAAAGTCGTAAATCAGAAAGCAGTTGTACAAATGAACCCAAACAGCCTGCAAAACTTAAATTGAAAACATTCAGTTACATTGACAAGAGATTTTGCTGAAACCAAAGTGCTGCTCACGGCAAGAAGAAGGGGGTTTTGGTCAGACTGCTTTCACATACCCAACTCTACTCAACTGCCCCTctgcattttctatttaaaatactttgaaacCTTTAATTGTGTAGCCTGCCTTGCCTGGTTAGTGTTGATTTG
The sequence above is drawn from the Symphalangus syndactylus isolate Jambi chromosome 20, NHGRI_mSymSyn1-v2.1_pri, whole genome shotgun sequence genome and encodes:
- the SCO1 gene encoding protein SCO1 homolog, mitochondrial isoform X1, whose protein sequence is MAMLVLVPGRVMRPLGGQLWRFLPRGLELWDPAERTARVLLRQFCARQAEAWRASGRPGYCLGTRPLSTARPPPPWSQKGPRDSTRPSKPGPVSWKSLAITFAIGGALLAGMKHIKKEKAEKLEKERQRHIGKPLLGGPFSLTTHTGERKTDKDYLGQWLLIYFGFTHCPDVCPEELEKMIQVVDEIDSITTLPDLTPLFISIDPERDTKEAIANYVKEFSPKLVGLTGTREEVDEVARAYRVYYSPGPKDEDEDYIVDHTIIMYLIGPDGEFLDYYGQNKRKGEIAASIAAHMRPYRKKS
- the SCO1 gene encoding protein SCO1 homolog, mitochondrial isoform X2; amino-acid sequence: MAMLVLVPGRVMRPLGGQLWRFLPRGLELWDPAERTARVLLRQFCARQAEAWRASGRPGYCLGTRPLSTARPPPPWSQKGPRDSTRPSKPGPVSWKSLAITFAIGGALLAGMKHIKKEKAEKLEKERQRHIGKPLLGGPFSLTTHTGERKTDKDYLGQWLLIYFGFTHCPDVCPEELEKMIQVVDEIDSITTLPDLTPLFISIDPERDTKEAIANYVKEFSPKLVGLTGTREEVDEVARAYRVYYSPGPKDEDEDYIRIEKRQK